A portion of the Nitrospira defluvii genome contains these proteins:
- a CDS encoding amidohydrolase family protein: MTNIGAGSRIAVSGWSVLIGRNLGVMRCLLALVLLAQASGCAGGAVTPAASSAKPYAFINGRWFDGEGFQPDTWYAVQGRLTRQLPPGPVETVDLSGLYMVPPFGEAHNHNVEGPWNVQAVAQRYLQDGVFYVKNPNDVRDFALQIRPIVNVPTSIDATFAHAGLTGRGGHPVALYEDVLRVGRYEPAVGPIERGWFENRSYVVVDTEADVAAKWPVIMSGRPDFLKVYLVHSEDDGGSAKPRSVHHRQGLHPALVPGIVARAHAVGLQVTAHVETAADFRHAVRAGVDELAHVPGWLLQGPHDVERARLTEEDARLAADHKVRVVTTAVAGQAMPSLGGHHQHGQQAGHGPGPDAKHNSSPVDPASPVLRDNLQLLQRAGVSLLIGSDHAETSLAEVQHLRTLHLFDNRTLLKMWCVATPVAIFPERHIAKFAEGYEASFLALAGNPLEDFEQVRAIRRRFKQGMPLDGALMKDAAWSAASQRGQ, translated from the coding sequence ATGACGAACATAGGGGCGGGGTCGCGGATCGCCGTCAGCGGATGGTCGGTCCTCATCGGGCGCAACCTAGGCGTCATGAGGTGTCTGCTCGCGTTGGTGCTGCTGGCGCAAGCGTCCGGTTGCGCGGGCGGAGCAGTGACTCCGGCTGCGTCGTCGGCCAAGCCATATGCCTTCATCAACGGCCGTTGGTTCGATGGGGAGGGATTCCAACCCGATACCTGGTATGCGGTCCAGGGACGGCTGACTCGACAACTCCCGCCGGGGCCAGTTGAGACCGTGGATCTCTCCGGCCTCTACATGGTCCCACCCTTTGGAGAGGCGCACAACCACAACGTCGAGGGGCCGTGGAATGTGCAGGCCGTCGCGCAGCGGTATCTGCAGGACGGGGTGTTCTACGTGAAGAATCCCAATGACGTGCGGGACTTCGCCCTGCAGATCCGGCCCATCGTCAATGTGCCGACGAGCATCGACGCCACGTTTGCCCATGCCGGCCTCACGGGACGCGGCGGGCATCCTGTGGCCTTGTATGAGGACGTGCTGCGGGTCGGGCGGTATGAGCCGGCGGTCGGGCCGATCGAACGGGGCTGGTTCGAAAACCGGTCGTACGTGGTGGTCGACACCGAGGCCGATGTGGCGGCCAAGTGGCCGGTGATTATGAGCGGTCGCCCTGATTTCCTCAAAGTGTATCTGGTCCATTCCGAGGACGATGGTGGATCGGCAAAGCCCAGGTCCGTCCATCATCGACAGGGGCTTCATCCTGCGTTGGTGCCGGGCATTGTGGCGAGGGCGCATGCGGTCGGGCTTCAGGTCACGGCGCATGTCGAGACCGCCGCCGATTTCCGCCATGCCGTTCGAGCCGGAGTTGATGAACTGGCGCATGTGCCGGGTTGGTTACTGCAGGGGCCGCACGATGTGGAGCGTGCCCGATTGACCGAGGAGGATGCGCGCCTGGCCGCGGATCACAAGGTCCGAGTGGTCACCACGGCGGTGGCGGGACAGGCCATGCCGTCTCTCGGTGGCCATCACCAGCACGGTCAGCAGGCGGGGCATGGGCCAGGGCCGGACGCGAAGCACAACTCGTCGCCGGTTGATCCCGCGTCTCCTGTGTTGAGGGACAATCTCCAGTTGCTGCAGCGCGCGGGGGTGTCACTGTTGATCGGCAGCGACCATGCGGAGACGTCGCTGGCCGAGGTGCAGCATCTGCGCACGTTACATCTGTTCGATAATCGCACCTTGCTCAAGATGTGGTGCGTGGCGACCCCGGTCGCCATATTCCCCGAACGGCACATTGCAAAATTTGCCGAGGGATACGAGGCCAGTTTTCTCGCGCTGGCAGGGAATCCCCTTGAGGATTTTGAACAAGTGCGGGCCATTCGTCGTAGATTCAAGCAGGGGATGCCGCTGGACGGTGCCTTGATGAAAGACGCTGCTTGGTCGGCAGCGTCTCAACGGGGTCAGTAG
- a CDS encoding helix-turn-helix domain-containing protein — translation MNKQLLRVGEAADVLAVSRWTIYRWVEDGRLEGTKIGRGSLRVFRASLDRLVQSNKTHEMNLSL, via the coding sequence ATGAACAAGCAACTCTTGCGTGTCGGGGAAGCGGCGGATGTGTTGGCGGTGAGCCGGTGGACGATTTATCGCTGGGTGGAAGACGGCCGATTGGAAGGCACGAAAATCGGCCGCGGCAGCCTGCGGGTGTTTCGCGCCTCGCTGGACCGGCTGGTCCAGAGCAACAAGACGCACGAAATGAATCTCAGCCTATGA
- a CDS encoding TonB-dependent receptor family protein, protein MWARQDLFRLHAFVGCALLVAAPVTSATSFAQEESAAGAVVEKSARERDLRDQLQKILHELEEIQQQPAEGAVVSPVTPVQPAAEVSGSPAAAAAEPIPQYELSDVSIVSNRIQRRPEGITLSSTEQSETDSQPTRTMKESMESLPGVVMRQANGPRDFSMMIRGQGAKTAFAVRDIKMYEDGFIQTQSDGLSRLDIHDPWFMRSVEVTRGASSSLYDNYALGGMVHFRTRRGSDINGFETFLSGGSYGYHKQAFAIGKQYENLDISLFASNVAEDGYIRNSNYSTQTINLNMRFKIDDKQNFYFKAITNFLDARVPTRLTQSQFHTDDRQAGGTGACVFNNQSSGCNHSERLAQRRLDRRTIVGGIYERQIDANTVLTIEGDYDVKDINQTFTTISDNINPNFKSYADLRHDGRLFDRPLRSYVGFFANNMEQEGNSFQNLADGFGTRGLLLQNSRATIRNIGGRVREELEVIPKWTLAGGLGMEQSLLSIQAANHSYGVGNVASTSRTGAERSFWNWAPEMSLSWRPSDATRHWVRASTGYGIPQLSQLTTGIDGNPGTNFNLKPQKNVNFEIGTEGKITKTFFMQLVGFWTFYRDEIISVTNQSTQRAFSSNADSSEYRGVEVFYDWRPLSGLRLSGAYTHIDARYINFNDVTATSTLVRDGKKVPNVPTDVLNSKIAYDHEATGWGAWVEGSYYNSYFLNNSNTFGIPSYVIANVNVHKNFELSNNKWFRFAKFYLEVDNIADKKYAASGQVLSGETYGQAANQAAFFAGYGRAIYGGVTLGLF, encoded by the coding sequence ATGTGGGCCCGTCAGGATTTATTCAGACTTCATGCCTTTGTAGGTTGTGCCTTGCTGGTGGCTGCGCCGGTCACGAGTGCTACCTCGTTTGCGCAAGAGGAGTCGGCGGCCGGAGCCGTCGTGGAGAAAAGCGCGCGGGAACGCGATCTCAGAGATCAGCTCCAGAAAATTCTTCATGAATTGGAGGAAATCCAGCAGCAACCGGCCGAGGGCGCGGTGGTGTCCCCGGTGACACCGGTTCAACCGGCGGCGGAGGTGTCGGGATCGCCCGCGGCGGCCGCGGCAGAACCGATCCCGCAGTATGAGTTGTCCGATGTGAGTATCGTCAGCAATCGGATCCAGCGGCGGCCGGAAGGCATCACGCTCTCCTCCACCGAACAGTCGGAAACGGACTCGCAGCCGACCAGGACGATGAAAGAGTCGATGGAATCGCTGCCCGGGGTGGTCATGCGGCAGGCGAACGGCCCGCGCGACTTCAGCATGATGATCCGCGGCCAGGGCGCGAAAACCGCCTTCGCCGTGCGGGACATCAAAATGTACGAAGACGGATTCATCCAGACGCAATCGGACGGCTTGTCGCGCCTGGATATTCACGATCCCTGGTTCATGCGCAGCGTGGAAGTGACGCGAGGCGCCTCGTCGTCACTCTATGACAATTACGCGCTCGGCGGCATGGTGCACTTCCGCACCAGGCGTGGCAGCGACATCAACGGCTTCGAAACGTTTCTCTCGGGCGGTTCCTACGGGTACCACAAGCAGGCCTTTGCGATCGGCAAACAGTACGAGAATCTCGACATCTCGCTGTTCGCCAGCAACGTGGCGGAAGACGGGTATATCCGGAACAGCAACTACAGCACCCAGACGATCAACCTGAACATGCGGTTCAAGATCGACGATAAGCAAAATTTCTATTTCAAAGCCATTACGAATTTCCTGGACGCCCGGGTTCCGACCCGGTTGACGCAGAGTCAGTTCCATACGGATGACCGGCAAGCCGGCGGGACCGGCGCCTGTGTGTTCAATAACCAGTCGAGCGGATGTAATCACTCCGAGCGGTTGGCTCAGCGGCGGTTGGATCGACGGACGATCGTCGGCGGCATCTACGAACGGCAGATCGATGCCAATACGGTGCTCACCATCGAAGGCGACTATGACGTGAAGGACATCAATCAAACCTTTACGACGATCAGCGACAATATCAATCCGAACTTCAAAAGTTATGCCGATTTGCGGCACGACGGCCGGTTGTTCGATCGTCCGCTGCGCAGTTATGTGGGCTTCTTTGCGAACAACATGGAGCAGGAAGGGAACAGCTTTCAAAATCTCGCGGATGGATTCGGGACGCGAGGGCTGCTGCTACAGAACAGCCGCGCGACGATTCGCAATATCGGCGGTCGGGTGCGCGAAGAGCTTGAAGTAATTCCCAAATGGACCTTGGCCGGCGGTCTCGGCATGGAACAGTCGTTGTTGAGCATTCAGGCGGCCAACCATTCGTACGGCGTGGGCAATGTGGCCTCGACGTCACGGACCGGCGCCGAGCGGTCGTTCTGGAATTGGGCGCCTGAAATGTCGCTCTCGTGGCGTCCGTCCGACGCGACGCGGCATTGGGTTCGCGCGTCGACCGGATACGGGATTCCTCAGTTGAGCCAGTTGACGACCGGGATCGACGGCAACCCGGGGACGAACTTCAATCTGAAACCGCAGAAGAACGTCAATTTCGAAATCGGAACCGAAGGCAAGATCACCAAGACCTTCTTCATGCAATTGGTCGGGTTCTGGACCTTCTATCGAGACGAAATCATCTCCGTCACCAATCAGTCGACTCAGCGCGCATTTTCATCCAACGCCGATTCGTCGGAGTATCGCGGGGTCGAAGTGTTTTACGACTGGCGACCGCTCTCAGGACTGCGGCTCTCAGGTGCCTATACGCACATCGATGCGCGGTACATCAACTTCAACGATGTCACGGCAACGTCGACGTTGGTGCGCGACGGGAAAAAGGTGCCCAATGTGCCGACCGACGTGCTGAACTCGAAGATCGCCTACGATCACGAGGCGACAGGGTGGGGCGCCTGGGTCGAGGGGAGTTACTACAACAGCTATTTTCTGAACAACAGCAACACCTTCGGCATTCCTTCCTATGTGATTGCCAATGTGAATGTGCACAAGAATTTCGAGCTGTCGAACAACAAATGGTTTCGGTTCGCCAAGTTCTACCTCGAAGTCGATAACATCGCGGACAAAAAGTATGCGGCCTCCGGTCAAGTGTTGAGCGGGGAGACGTATGGACAGGCGGCGAATCAAGCGGCCTTCTTTGCCGGCTATGGTCGCGCGATTTACGGCGGTGTGACCTTAGGATTGTTTTAA
- a CDS encoding TlpA family protein disulfide reductase translates to MSGNVTRGLLLVLVLWLAAGSASAEDPLAVLKIGRVGTGTVATPFALTALDGSPVQLADLKGKVVVINFWATWCGPCKEEMPALGRLRQQLDPDRFALLTITTDLQREGIAQFLANMKVQVPVLFDEDQDVSHAYLVRALPTTVFIDPQGTLIGRAVGPRDWDAPQAVRAVQSLMP, encoded by the coding sequence ATGAGCGGTAACGTAACACGCGGTCTGCTGCTGGTCCTCGTCCTTTGGCTAGCGGCAGGTTCTGCGTCGGCGGAGGATCCCCTGGCAGTACTGAAAATCGGACGAGTTGGGACCGGCACGGTGGCGACGCCGTTCGCGCTGACCGCTCTGGATGGATCGCCGGTGCAACTGGCTGACTTGAAGGGGAAGGTCGTGGTGATCAATTTCTGGGCGACCTGGTGCGGACCCTGCAAGGAAGAGATGCCGGCGCTCGGGCGCCTGCGTCAGCAGTTGGACCCCGATCGGTTCGCCCTCCTGACGATTACGACCGATCTACAGCGGGAAGGGATCGCACAGTTTCTCGCGAACATGAAGGTGCAGGTGCCGGTGTTGTTTGACGAAGATCAGGACGTGTCCCATGCGTACCTGGTGCGGGCGCTTCCGACGACCGTGTTTATCGATCCTCAAGGCACCCTGATCGGGCGGGCCGTCGGGCCGCGCGACTGGGATGCCCCTCAGGCGGTTCGTGCTGTGCAGAGTTTGATGCCATGA
- a CDS encoding sialidase family protein, whose translation MIQSMRGRRMMPRPRRNKQVLVAGLLIGLLPIMSPASAETALPGELGPKVITEHKVKSLVGPSIQIDDAGTLSLAWMEEDKDVRSVLYARSTEPGGPMGAPVRINRPEDVPYWRQEAPALVVQGDEVFVSWGLAHPNATPQQPFATELRLSRSTDGGRTFQPSTVVNDDPGVIQHTFDALHRDADGRLHLSWIDGREGKKEPGTYVARSLDRGETITKNLKVDEGTCVCCRTALASGPDGMVYVAWRKIFEGNVRETVVARSVDHGETFEGPVIVGHDKWVFPACPHRPASMGVDRQGRLYVVWYTEGTDEIPAVYVAYSDDRGRTFSPKRQLNVSKNTFPDHPQIAVDPEGRLVVIWEEQGPVKRDVVMSVSTDRGTAFTTPRKLNERKSQTPVVAVNRQGVFAMAWMEHGMPGHKIVTQTLRLSPATVAAETTR comes from the coding sequence ATGATCCAGAGCATGCGCGGTCGACGAATGATGCCGAGGCCAAGACGAAACAAGCAGGTCTTGGTCGCAGGGCTGTTGATCGGTCTGTTGCCGATCATGTCGCCGGCTTCCGCGGAGACGGCTCTGCCCGGAGAGCTTGGCCCCAAGGTCATCACCGAACATAAGGTGAAAAGCCTGGTGGGTCCGTCGATACAGATCGACGACGCCGGGACCTTGTCGCTGGCCTGGATGGAGGAAGACAAGGATGTCCGGTCGGTCCTGTACGCGCGCAGTACGGAGCCGGGCGGGCCGATGGGCGCGCCGGTGCGCATCAATCGTCCGGAGGACGTGCCGTACTGGAGGCAGGAAGCGCCCGCGTTGGTGGTCCAGGGTGACGAGGTGTTCGTGAGCTGGGGATTAGCTCATCCGAACGCCACTCCGCAACAACCGTTTGCGACCGAGCTGCGCCTCAGCCGATCCACGGACGGAGGGCGGACATTCCAGCCCTCGACCGTGGTCAATGACGACCCCGGAGTCATTCAACATACGTTCGATGCGCTCCATCGCGATGCGGATGGCCGCCTGCACCTCTCCTGGATCGACGGGCGTGAAGGGAAGAAAGAGCCGGGCACCTATGTGGCGCGGTCGTTGGATCGTGGCGAAACCATCACCAAGAATCTCAAGGTGGACGAGGGGACCTGCGTCTGCTGCCGCACGGCGTTGGCCAGCGGTCCCGACGGCATGGTCTACGTGGCCTGGCGAAAAATTTTCGAGGGCAATGTGCGGGAGACCGTCGTGGCACGATCCGTCGATCACGGCGAGACGTTCGAAGGCCCGGTGATCGTGGGGCATGACAAGTGGGTGTTTCCGGCCTGCCCGCACCGGCCCGCCTCCATGGGCGTGGACCGGCAAGGACGCTTGTACGTCGTGTGGTACACGGAAGGGACTGATGAAATTCCCGCAGTGTATGTGGCCTACTCCGATGATCGAGGTCGTACGTTTTCGCCGAAGCGGCAGTTGAATGTCTCCAAGAACACCTTCCCTGACCATCCGCAGATTGCGGTCGATCCGGAGGGGCGGCTGGTCGTGATCTGGGAGGAGCAGGGGCCAGTGAAGCGCGATGTGGTGATGAGTGTTTCGACCGACCGGGGGACCGCGTTCACGACTCCGCGCAAGCTGAATGAACGAAAGAGTCAGACGCCGGTGGTAGCGGTCAACCGACAGGGTGTCTTTGCCATGGCCTGGATGGAACATGGCATGCCCGGACATAAAATTGTGACCCAGACGTTGCGGCTGTCACCGGCCACCGTGGCGGCCGAAACGACGAGGTAA